The Bernardetia sp. ABR2-2B DNA window TGTTGGTGTTTTAGCGCATCGACACCAACAAATACAGGTTTTAAACTAATTGCTCTAACGCAATTTCGAAAGAAGTTTCTACCAAGCCTGTCTTTTTCTGATTTCTTGTATGCGTTTTTTGAAGAGCATTTTTTATGATTGTTGAAGTATCTTCAAAAATTCCTTCGTCAGACATATCTACATCATCATCACTCATTAGGTAAGCAAAAACACGAGCCATTCCACAGTTAGCAATAAAATCTGGAATGATAGCTACATTTTTATCAGCATATTCTAATGTTTTTCCTAAGAAAATTTCTTTATCTGCAAAAGGAACATTTGCACCACAAGAAACTACTTCTAAGCCACCTTTTATCATTCTTTCGATTTGAGATTGCTGAACTAATCTTGAAGCTGCAGCAGGAATAAATATTTCTACACCAAAATCCCAAATTTTTTGTTCTGCTTCTTCAAAAGAAAGCATATTTGTAGCATTTAATTGATTTCCATTCTTATCCAAAAATAACTGTACAATCTCTTCGAAAGAAAAACCGTCTTCTTTCAGAAGTGCGCCTTCTTTATCCAAAATACCAACTACTTTTACTCCTTTTTGAGCCAAATAAAAAGCTGCTGCACTCGCTACATTTCCCCAACCTTGAATAATTGCTCGTTTTCCTTTATAATCTTCTTCTCCTTTTCCCCAAATATCATAAAAATGGAAAACACCACATGCTACGCCATAGCCTGTTACCATATCAGCAACTGTATATTTTCTTTTTAGAGAAGGCGTATATTTTTCATCTTCCAAAACTTTGATTACGCCATAACGAAGCTGTCCGATACGATTAATTTTTTGTGGCTCTGTTGGTTGAAAGTGTCCTGTAAAAACACCTTCTTGTGGATGCCAAATCCCACAATCTTCTGTAATCGGAATTACTTCGTGGATTTCATCAACATTCATATCGCCACCCGTTCCGTAATAGTTTTTCAAAAGAGGAGCTACAGCTTTGTACCAACGATTCAAAACTTCTTCTTTGCGTGGGTCTTTTGGATCAAAATTGATTCCTGATTTTGCACCTCCAATGGCAGGACCCGAAACGCTAAATTTGATTTCCATTGTTTTGGCAAGTGATTCTACTTCACGTTTGTCTAAGCCAACACGCATACGTGTTCCTCCACCTGCTGCACCTCCACGAAGTGAATTGATGACTACCCAACCGACAGCTTCAGTGTGTTGGTCGTGCCATTCAAAAACTATTTCTGGATGTTTATTCTCAAATTTTTCTAGTAATTCTCTCATAAAATTTGTGTGTGTTATTAAATTGAAAAAAGGTCTTTTTATAAATTGATTTTCAAAAATACGAATTTTAGTTAGAACCCTAATACGAAAGAAAAGAGGAAATTATATTTTACAAAATTTAGTAGCAACTTATTCTCTAACATAAAATGTCTTTTACATAAAAAAAATCATAAAAATTGCATTTCCTTTAATAGTTTACGAACTTTGCACCCAAATTATAGTTAGTTTACATTTAGTCTAAATAATTTATAATCTGACCTTTTTATAAAAAGAAAACATTCAAAAATGCTCAATATAAAAAACTTACAAGCTAGTATCGACACAGATGCAGGCGAAAAACAAATTTTGAAAGGACTTAATCTTGAAGTAAAAGCTGGAGAAGTTCATGCTATTATGGGACCCAATGGTTCTGGTAAAAGTACCTTAGCATCTGTTTTGGCAGGAAGAGAAGAATATGAAGTAACTGAAGGAAACGTAGAGTTTGAAGGAAAAGACCTTTTAGACCTTGCGCCAGAAGAACGTGCAGGAGAAGGAATATTTTTAGCTTTTCAATATCCTATCGAAATTCCAGGAGTAAGTAATGCTACTTTTATGAAAACGGCTGTAAACGAAATCCGTAAATATAGAGGAGAAGAAGAGCTTGACGCAGTTTCGTTTTTGAAGTTGATGAAAGCAAAAGCTGCCGAAATGGAAATGGATTCTTCACTTCTTACAAGAGCTTTGAATGAAGGTTTCTCGGGTGGAGAGAAAAAGAGAAATGAAATTTTTCAGATGGCAATGTTAGAACCAAAATTAGCTATTTTGGATGAAACAGATTCAGGATTAGATATCGATGCACTCAAAATTGTCTCTAATGGCGTTAATCATTTCAAAAATAAAGACAATGCAGTTATTGTAGTTACTCACTATCAAAGATTATTAGATTATATTGTTCCCGATTTTGTTCACGTTTTATATAATGGACGTATCGTAAAATCAGGTACGAAAGAACTTGCTTTAGAATTGGAGGCAAAAGGTTATGATTGGATAAAAGAAGAAGTAAATTCAGTTACCAGTAAATAGTAAGCAATTACCAGTAATGAATTTGTACCTCGTTTGACGGCGAAGCCTCAACGACGGTTTAATAATAATTTGCCGTTGTTGGTGTTTTAGCCTAGCGAGACCAACAACAAAAAATACCACCATTTATGACAACTACCTTAGACGATATAAAATCTACTTTTTTAGCTCCTTTTGAAGAATTAGCTGAAAAAGTAAGCGAGATTACAGGAACAGACAAAATTTCTGTTGCCAAAAAAACAGCCTTAGAAGCTATTGAAAGAAATTCTTTTCCTACAATAAAAGATGAAGAATGGAAGTTCACGGAAATTAAATCTATTCTTTCCAATAAATTTGACTTACAAAGTAAAGGAGATTCATTAGATTCTGATATGAATTTGAATGAATTTGATTACTTTTTGAATAAAAACAAAGAATTAAACTCTCATATTCTTGTTTTCATCAATGGTCATTTTTCAGAGAAACACTCTTCTATAAAGACTTCTGAGCAAGAAACAGGAAATAAAATCATTATCAAAACGCTTTCAGAACTAGAAAGCAGCAATCCAGTTTTTGATAAATTTGAAAGTGATTCGGTTAGTATTTTTTCTGATGTGAATGAAGCCTTTGCTACTGATGGTTATGTAATCGAACTGGCTGATAATCAAGAAATGGAACTTCCTGTTTTTGTTTATTTTGTAAATGATGCAAGTCAGAAAAATACGCTTTCGCAGGTCAGAAATTATATTTCGGTTGGGGAAAATAGCCGTTGTACAGTTGTAGAAAACTATATTACAAAAGGTGAAAACCCAAACTTGACAAATATTGTAACTTCTGTGAATATTGAGAAATACGGAAATGTAAAGCATTTGAAGATACAAGTTGATGCAAAAAGTCAGTTTCAAGTAGGAAGTACACACGCTCATCAAGCTGATAACAGTAGTTTTACGAATACGACAATTTCTCTTGCAGGAAAACTAATCCGTAATGATTTGAGAATTGTTTCTGGGGAGCATTGTGAAAGTTACATGAACGGACTTTATTTACTGAATGACAAAACGCACGTTGATAATCATACCGTAATTGACCATCAACGACCAAATTCGTACAGTAACGAAACCTATAAAGGAGTTTTAGATGAAAAATCAAGAGCTGTATTTAATGGAAAAATATTTGTTCGTCAAGCTGCACAAAAGACAAATGCCTTTCAATCAAATAAAAATGTTTTGCTCTCTGATGATGCTATCTTAAATACAAAACCTCAATTAGAGATTTGGGCAGATGACGTAAAGTGTTCGCACGGTGCAACAACTGGAAAACTAGATGAAGAGGCTCTATTTTATTTACAAGCAAGAGGAATTCCGAAACAAAAAGCAAAAGCATTATTATTACAAGCCTTTGCAGAGGAAGTTTTGGATAGTATCGAAATTGATGTGTTGAGAGAATTTTTGGTTGGTGAAATTGAAAATCGTTTGAGTATTTAAAATATAAATGATTTTAAAACCTCGTTGAAGGCTTCATTTGAGTATCAATGACGGTTAGTTTTAATGAAAAAACCTAAGAATTTTAAATAGATTCTTAGGTTTTTTTAGTTGTAAAAAATTTCCTCTAACTATTTACACTAGAGCGAAGATAAGCATGACGAATGGCAACTTCTTTTTCAATTACGTTACAAAAACTGGAAAAAGGTTCGTGTTCATTGTCTATGAGCTTAGAAACTGTATTGAAAAACTCTGAATGCTCTTCATTTTCATATTTTGCTTCTGCTACCGAAACTTCATATTTGCCTTCATTATACATTCGAAGTGATAAACAATCTAAATTATCATCTATCAAAACAACAGCACCACCGTGAAAGGCTTGTTGCTCAACTGTATCTACAACCCAGCCACCATCATTATATACTTTTACAGCTTGTGGAAAACCACTAAAATTCATCATTTTTTCAAAAGGCTTATGAGTATGTCCAAAAATAAAACTCAAATGAGAAGGTATTTGTCTCATTTCAGCTCTCATTTGTGATAAAACAGGTTTTTCAATGAAATCTGTCAATCCTGTTTTTGTCTTTTCATCTAATACTTTATGAGGAACACCACGTTCAGAATTTGCAATTTTCTCGAAAATTTCTCCCAAAGCCCATTTCAAAACTCCCTCTGTTGCTATTTCTTTAATTTTATTATCTTTTTGCCAACGCTCTGCAATGCTTTCAGCCAAATTATCAGTTAATTTTCTTACTTCCTTTGGGTCTTGCATTTTGTTATAAATAACTTCAATATCTTTCCCAACTTCCCCAGAACGCCCCATCGTCGACCAGAAAAAGTCTATCCAAGCAAAGTTTTCGGCTTCAATATCCCATATATCTTGAGGGCGCAAACGGTCAGGGAAAATCATCGTTTTCAAATCACTCATTAGTGTATAAAGTGATTCTATATAATGCCCGTGTGAAAAAATTACGCCTTTACTCTTGCTTTCATTCGTTACGATATAATTCGGATAAATCGTCGAAACACAAACACAGGCTTCTTTCAAATGAGGTTGCCTTTGCATAATTCCATTCATAAAATAATCAGGAATAGGATTTGGGTTATACATTTTGGTAGTATGCCAAGGAATAGGCAAATTACTATTTGGAGGAATTTTTTCGATATAATTTATGTATTGCGTTTCTCTGGCTTTTTCCCACAAATGATGGTCATGGTTTCCAGGTAAAAAATGTAATT harbors:
- a CDS encoding Glu/Leu/Phe/Val dehydrogenase dimerization domain-containing protein; its protein translation is MRELLEKFENKHPEIVFEWHDQHTEAVGWVVINSLRGGAAGGGTRMRVGLDKREVESLAKTMEIKFSVSGPAIGGAKSGINFDPKDPRKEEVLNRWYKAVAPLLKNYYGTGGDMNVDEIHEVIPITEDCGIWHPQEGVFTGHFQPTEPQKINRIGQLRYGVIKVLEDEKYTPSLKRKYTVADMVTGYGVACGVFHFYDIWGKGEEDYKGKRAIIQGWGNVASAAAFYLAQKGVKVVGILDKEGALLKEDGFSFEEIVQLFLDKNGNQLNATNMLSFEEAEQKIWDFGVEIFIPAAASRLVQQSQIERMIKGGLEVVSCGANVPFADKEIFLGKTLEYADKNVAIIPDFIANCGMARVFAYLMSDDDVDMSDEGIFEDTSTIIKNALQKTHTRNQKKTGLVETSFEIALEQLV
- the sufC gene encoding Fe-S cluster assembly ATPase SufC, whose protein sequence is MLNIKNLQASIDTDAGEKQILKGLNLEVKAGEVHAIMGPNGSGKSTLASVLAGREEYEVTEGNVEFEGKDLLDLAPEERAGEGIFLAFQYPIEIPGVSNATFMKTAVNEIRKYRGEEELDAVSFLKLMKAKAAEMEMDSSLLTRALNEGFSGGEKKRNEIFQMAMLEPKLAILDETDSGLDIDALKIVSNGVNHFKNKDNAVIVVTHYQRLLDYIVPDFVHVLYNGRIVKSGTKELALELEAKGYDWIKEEVNSVTSK
- the sufD gene encoding Fe-S cluster assembly protein SufD is translated as MTTTLDDIKSTFLAPFEELAEKVSEITGTDKISVAKKTALEAIERNSFPTIKDEEWKFTEIKSILSNKFDLQSKGDSLDSDMNLNEFDYFLNKNKELNSHILVFINGHFSEKHSSIKTSEQETGNKIIIKTLSELESSNPVFDKFESDSVSIFSDVNEAFATDGYVIELADNQEMELPVFVYFVNDASQKNTLSQVRNYISVGENSRCTVVENYITKGENPNLTNIVTSVNIEKYGNVKHLKIQVDAKSQFQVGSTHAHQADNSSFTNTTISLAGKLIRNDLRIVSGEHCESYMNGLYLLNDKTHVDNHTVIDHQRPNSYSNETYKGVLDEKSRAVFNGKIFVRQAAQKTNAFQSNKNVLLSDDAILNTKPQLEIWADDVKCSHGATTGKLDEEALFYLQARGIPKQKAKALLLQAFAEEVLDSIEIDVLREFLVGEIENRLSI
- a CDS encoding metallophosphoesterase, which gives rise to MINYVCVSDLHLGAASSLMTYVNPNSFRIDPQKPSPTLAEWVQCMDKIIAETNPKGTKKPKLILNGDIMELALSNTNETAMAFEQFIKLIFPADKSKEEWVFDTELHFLPGNHDHHLWEKARETQYINYIEKIPPNSNLPIPWHTTKMYNPNPIPDYFMNGIMQRQPHLKEACVCVSTIYPNYIVTNESKSKGVIFSHGHYIESLYTLMSDLKTMIFPDRLRPQDIWDIEAENFAWIDFFWSTMGRSGEVGKDIEVIYNKMQDPKEVRKLTDNLAESIAERWQKDNKIKEIATEGVLKWALGEIFEKIANSERGVPHKVLDEKTKTGLTDFIEKPVLSQMRAEMRQIPSHLSFIFGHTHKPFEKMMNFSGFPQAVKVYNDGGWVVDTVEQQAFHGGAVVLIDDNLDCLSLRMYNEGKYEVSVAEAKYENEEHSEFFNTVSKLIDNEHEPFSSFCNVIEKEVAIRHAYLRSSVNS